The following are encoded in a window of Catenulispora sp. EB89 genomic DNA:
- a CDS encoding S26 family signal peptidase gives MLTAMGMLDAFAARVAAGTEVRFRPTGSSMIPLIRSRQQVTVAPVDPASLEVGDIVLARVAGTTYLHLVSAVDHANSRVQISNNRGRLNGWTGHARVSGICTEVEGVARPGAAGKVRKS, from the coding sequence ATGCTCACCGCCATGGGAATGCTGGACGCCTTCGCGGCGCGCGTCGCCGCGGGCACCGAAGTGCGCTTCCGCCCGACCGGCTCGTCCATGATCCCCCTGATCCGCAGCCGCCAGCAGGTGACCGTCGCGCCGGTGGACCCCGCGTCGCTCGAAGTCGGCGACATCGTGCTGGCGCGCGTCGCCGGCACCACCTACCTGCACCTGGTCTCGGCCGTCGACCACGCGAACTCCCGCGTCCAGATCAGCAACAACCGCGGCCGCCTCAACGGCTGGACCGGTCACGCGCGCGTGTCCGGCATCTGCACCGAGGTCGAGGGCGTGGCGCGCCCCGGCGCTGCCGGCAAGGTTCGCAAAAGCTAA
- a CDS encoding LysR family transcriptional regulator, whose translation MTQLNLHRLSIFMTVVETGGFSAAAQKLYMSQPSVSNHVRNLEQSLQTTLIDRSGPRIRPTAEGEVLVEYARRVFLLAEEAVAAIREVSGVQTGRLEVGGTTTVGTYLLPRLLARFRDRHNNIECDIVVGNNGQIVKRLLDGELGLAIVAGQPGAPQLKTETVLDERLLLVAAPGHHLTRTPGTLTPPDLAAERFLLREPGSQTRDLQEAALIGWDLDDMAKADMWGPETIKQSVAAGLGISLISEHAIDAEVRDGRLVVLDVDPPLRSRPVVVAYRRDRLLSPAERAFLGLVRGLRTWPAESAG comes from the coding sequence GTGACGCAGCTGAACTTGCACCGCTTGTCGATCTTCATGACCGTGGTCGAGACCGGCGGCTTCTCCGCGGCCGCGCAAAAGCTCTACATGAGCCAGCCCTCGGTCTCCAACCACGTCCGCAACCTCGAACAGTCCCTGCAGACCACCCTCATCGACCGCTCCGGACCCCGCATCCGCCCCACCGCCGAGGGCGAGGTCCTGGTCGAGTACGCACGCCGGGTGTTCCTGCTCGCCGAGGAGGCGGTCGCGGCCATCCGCGAGGTCTCCGGCGTCCAGACCGGCCGCCTGGAAGTCGGCGGCACCACCACCGTCGGCACCTACCTGCTGCCGCGCCTGCTCGCCCGCTTCCGCGACCGGCACAACAACATCGAGTGCGACATCGTCGTCGGCAACAACGGCCAGATCGTCAAACGCCTCCTGGACGGCGAACTCGGCCTGGCCATCGTCGCCGGCCAACCCGGCGCGCCCCAACTGAAGACCGAGACGGTCCTGGACGAACGGCTGCTCCTGGTCGCCGCCCCCGGCCACCACCTCACCCGGACCCCCGGCACCCTCACCCCGCCCGACCTGGCCGCCGAACGCTTCCTGCTGCGCGAACCCGGCTCCCAAACCCGCGACCTGCAGGAAGCGGCCCTCATCGGCTGGGACCTCGACGACATGGCCAAGGCCGACATGTGGGGCCCGGAGACCATCAAACAGTCGGTCGCCGCCGGCCTGGGCATATCCCTGATCTCCGAGCACGCCATAGACGCCGAAGTCCGCGACGGCCGCCTGGTCGTCCTCGACGTCGACCCGCCACTGCGCTCCCGCCCCGTCGTCGTCGCCTACCGCCGCGACCGGCTGCTGTCACCGGCCGAACGCGCCTTCCTCGGGCTGGTGCGGGGGCTGCGGACGTGGCCCGCGGAATCGGCGGGGTGA
- a CDS encoding alanine--glyoxylate aminotransferase family protein, whose product MTAHPAASLVLLNPGPACTSERVRDALGRGDWCHREPEFSELLGSIRAGLTRVLNIADTHEAIVVTGSGTSAMEMAVISAVRAGRSILVVRNGVYGDRLARIAEVNGITAHSVTGEWTQPADPEAVRAALAAHPDVDAVAVVQHETTTGMINPVGAIGRIAREAGVLMVVDAISATAIEDEGHEDLNADIICGTANKGLHGLPGISFILCSHKGIERLQEVPVRSLYLNADTYLTGQRKGDVPFTPAVQVCFALDEAIKELEERGGVAARVAQYQARAALVRAGFERLGLEILIPAEHRSNSISMVYLPEGITYPELHDALKDEGFVIYAGQGDLAKTFFRVSTMGELPLPTLERFLTALETSISKIRAGR is encoded by the coding sequence ATGACAGCGCATCCCGCCGCCTCCCTCGTCCTGCTCAACCCCGGTCCGGCGTGCACCTCCGAGCGCGTCCGCGACGCCCTCGGCCGCGGCGACTGGTGCCACCGCGAGCCGGAGTTCTCCGAGCTGCTCGGCTCCATCCGCGCCGGGCTCACCCGAGTGCTGAACATCGCCGACACCCACGAGGCGATCGTCGTCACCGGCTCCGGCACCTCCGCGATGGAGATGGCCGTGATCAGCGCGGTACGGGCCGGCCGCTCGATCCTGGTGGTGCGCAACGGCGTCTACGGCGACCGGCTCGCCCGGATCGCCGAGGTCAACGGGATCACCGCGCACTCGGTCACGGGGGAGTGGACCCAGCCGGCCGACCCCGAGGCCGTGCGGGCCGCGCTCGCCGCGCACCCCGACGTCGACGCCGTCGCGGTCGTCCAGCACGAGACCACCACCGGCATGATCAACCCGGTCGGCGCCATCGGCCGCATCGCCCGCGAGGCCGGGGTGCTGATGGTCGTCGACGCGATCAGCGCCACCGCGATCGAGGACGAGGGCCACGAAGACCTCAACGCCGACATCATCTGCGGCACCGCCAACAAAGGCCTGCACGGCCTGCCCGGCATCTCCTTCATCCTGTGCTCCCACAAAGGGATCGAACGCCTCCAGGAAGTACCGGTCCGCTCCCTCTACCTCAACGCCGACACCTACCTCACCGGCCAACGCAAGGGCGACGTCCCCTTCACCCCGGCCGTGCAGGTGTGCTTCGCCCTCGACGAGGCCATCAAGGAGTTGGAGGAACGCGGCGGCGTCGCGGCACGGGTCGCGCAATACCAGGCGCGCGCCGCGCTCGTCCGCGCCGGATTCGAACGGCTCGGCCTGGAGATCCTGATCCCCGCCGAGCACCGCTCCAACTCGATCTCGATGGTCTACCTGCCGGAGGGCATCACCTACCCCGAACTCCACGACGCGCTCAAGGACGAGGGCTTCGTCATCTACGCCGGCCAAGGCGACCTGGCGAAGACCTTCTTCCGGGTGTCCACGATGGGAGAGCTCCCGCTGCCGACGCTGGAGCGTTTCCTGACCGCGCTGGAAACGTCCATCTCCAAGATCCGCGCCGGTCGCTGA
- a CDS encoding ATP-binding cassette domain-containing protein, whose protein sequence is MTETTTSTTPRTAGSGEPILQLRAVNKSFGPVHVLQDVEFEAHAGEVTALVGDNGAGKSTLVKCIGGTYAIDSGEYLFEGQPVKVHDPRDAAALGIEIVYQDLALCENLDIVGNMFLGRERVSAWKTLDENTMERLAGETLAGLSVRTVKSLRQQVSSLSGGQRQTVAIAKSVLWNSKVVILDEPTAALGVAQTEQVLELVRRLADRGHAVILISHNMRDVLEVSDRIAALYLGRMAAQVKRSDVTQTQIVELITAGRSGDLGLQPGTNGGGNGNGNGNGHNAPAVGGTSLTAAGGTGITDALEAADANTAADANTDSDGKGAAS, encoded by the coding sequence GTGACGGAAACAACCACGTCCACGACACCCCGGACGGCAGGATCGGGCGAGCCGATCCTTCAGTTGCGGGCAGTCAACAAGTCCTTCGGACCGGTGCACGTCCTGCAGGACGTCGAGTTCGAGGCGCACGCCGGCGAGGTCACCGCCCTGGTCGGTGACAACGGCGCCGGCAAGTCCACGCTGGTGAAGTGCATCGGTGGCACCTACGCCATCGACAGCGGCGAGTACCTGTTCGAGGGCCAGCCGGTCAAGGTGCACGACCCCCGCGACGCCGCCGCGCTCGGCATCGAGATCGTGTACCAGGACCTCGCGCTGTGCGAGAACCTGGACATCGTCGGGAACATGTTCCTGGGCCGCGAGCGTGTCTCGGCCTGGAAGACCCTGGACGAGAACACCATGGAGCGCCTGGCCGGCGAGACGCTGGCCGGCCTGTCGGTGCGCACCGTGAAGTCGTTGCGCCAGCAGGTCTCCAGCCTGTCCGGCGGCCAGCGGCAGACCGTGGCCATCGCCAAGTCGGTGCTCTGGAACTCCAAGGTCGTCATCCTCGACGAGCCGACCGCCGCCCTGGGTGTGGCCCAGACCGAGCAGGTCCTGGAGCTCGTCCGGCGCCTGGCCGACCGCGGCCACGCGGTCATCCTGATCTCGCACAACATGCGCGACGTGCTCGAGGTCTCCGACCGGATCGCCGCGCTGTACCTGGGCCGGATGGCCGCGCAGGTCAAGCGCTCGGACGTGACCCAGACCCAGATCGTCGAGCTGATCACCGCCGGCCGCTCCGGGGACCTGGGCCTGCAGCCCGGCACCAACGGCGGCGGCAACGGCAACGGCAACGGCAACGGGCACAACGCCCCGGCCGTCGGAGGCACCAGCCTCACCGCCGCCGGCGGGACCGGCATCACCGACGCGCTCGAAGCGGCCGACGCGAACACCGCAGCCGACGCGAACACCGATTCCGACGGGAAGGGGGCGGCCTCATGA
- a CDS encoding ROK family protein, with the protein MRARKGFTYGVTQEELRRHNLSTLLRYVHEHGPTSRAVLTASMNLNRSTIGALTADLSSAGLVEEELPGQHLGAGRPSLVVVPRAAHVYALAYMIGVDFVVAARVGLGGQVLDRRELYRPRGDYDLEDVMGHLERFTGELLSAEDIPPGALCAGVGAAVPAAVRSADGMLRFVPNMNWDDWGDAPLGDILHRRLVETFGIGAPVAVGNDADLGALAERTRGAAVGCDDVVYLVGEVGVGAGVIAGGEAMSGHDGYAGEVGHMVVNPSGRLCRCGARGCWETEIGEPAILAAAGHADGRRATVAELVAEATAGDEKAVRALEHIGSWIALGVANIVTVFNPSMVIFGGLFDDVFPAVQGQIRTNLLSGSLGVVREGVRLVTPGLGADSTLIGAAEKAFEPLLADPLGFLQQTARNNAVAG; encoded by the coding sequence ATGAGGGCCCGCAAGGGGTTCACCTACGGTGTGACCCAGGAGGAGCTGCGCCGGCACAACCTGTCCACTCTCCTGCGCTACGTCCACGAACACGGACCCACCTCGCGGGCGGTCCTGACCGCGAGCATGAACCTCAACCGCTCCACGATCGGCGCGCTCACCGCGGACCTGTCCTCGGCCGGCCTGGTCGAGGAGGAACTCCCCGGACAGCACCTCGGTGCCGGACGCCCCTCCCTGGTGGTCGTCCCGCGCGCCGCGCACGTCTACGCGCTCGCCTACATGATCGGCGTCGACTTCGTCGTCGCGGCCCGCGTCGGACTCGGCGGCCAGGTCCTGGACCGCCGCGAGCTCTACCGCCCGCGCGGCGACTACGACCTCGAAGACGTCATGGGGCACCTCGAACGCTTCACCGGCGAACTGCTCTCCGCCGAGGACATCCCGCCCGGCGCGCTGTGCGCCGGAGTCGGCGCCGCCGTCCCGGCCGCCGTCCGCTCCGCCGACGGCATGCTGCGCTTCGTGCCCAACATGAACTGGGACGACTGGGGCGACGCCCCCCTCGGCGACATCCTGCACCGCCGCCTGGTGGAGACCTTCGGCATCGGCGCCCCCGTCGCCGTCGGCAACGACGCCGACCTCGGCGCCCTGGCCGAACGCACCCGCGGCGCCGCCGTCGGCTGCGACGACGTGGTGTACCTGGTCGGCGAGGTCGGCGTCGGCGCCGGCGTGATCGCCGGCGGCGAAGCCATGTCCGGCCACGACGGCTACGCCGGCGAAGTCGGCCACATGGTCGTCAACCCCTCCGGCCGGCTGTGCCGCTGCGGCGCGCGCGGCTGCTGGGAGACCGAGATCGGCGAACCGGCGATCCTGGCCGCCGCCGGCCACGCCGACGGCCGCCGCGCGACCGTCGCCGAACTCGTCGCCGAGGCGACCGCCGGGGACGAGAAGGCCGTCCGCGCGCTGGAGCACATCGGCAGCTGGATCGCGTTGGGCGTGGCGAACATCGTCACGGTGTTCAACCCCAGCATGGTGATCTTCGGCGGCCTGTTCGACGACGTGTTCCCGGCGGTCCAGGGGCAGATCCGCACGAACCTGCTCTCCGGGAGCCTGGGCGTGGTGCGCGAAGGCGTGCGCCTGGTGACGCCGGGACTCGGAGCGGACTCCACGCTGATCGGCGCCGCGGAGAAGGCGTTCGAGCCGCTGCTGGCCGACCCGCTGGGGTTCCTGCAGCAGACGGCGCGGAACAACGCTGTGGCGGGCTGA
- a CDS encoding serine/threonine-protein kinase, protein MTMQTLGAGDPHRIGPYVLTGRLGAGGMGSVYLGWDPAGQPAAVKVVRNDFLQDPDFRARFRREISSARRVSGPWISRVLDADPDAESPWLATEYVAGPTLDAAVTRFGPLPTETVAVLAQCLGQALAAVHAAGVVHRDIKPNNILLAADGPRIIDFGIARATDDTKLTATHAGVLGVAGFIAPERIERQAMLPAGDVFAGGVVLAFAATGKLAFGGGEPVTVAYRVVHGTPDLADLPEELRPLVAQCLAKDPEQRPDATRMAAEAERLRGASDWPGVPVTTTDFSSGGITGDTLELATTWLPKPLAMHTVRDYDLTAAHAAAETARLDLRQDPRPPGSGGMAGAGGVAGFGADFGPGHEAGGLTGSAVNAAGFGDMSGRARSGGSNGGPYGLGGPNGPNGPNGPGGANGLGGPNGPYGPQGPHGTGSQRPGDTEQMPPSRKRPVALVVAASVVAVGLVAGGVAMAFGGGKSDTTASQGSASTQAAAQSSAAKDGGDLSGGNSKPGDSLPTSNGIPPSGSSTSSAAAPTGQAQNSSTGGQVQPSSAGHSSAAGAPSAPASHTTTQQAPPPSTSKAPAPPPSTSQAPAPAPVPCGGTASTPQGTGINCPFDTAGNGYSGGSPVLDSGGGNVGYLPQGTNWVICQAQGRSVSESNGQYFNNWWAWTEANNQHWGWVNAVDGHGGANNGAFGNVPMCNGSKGAPPQ, encoded by the coding sequence ATGACGATGCAGACTCTTGGTGCCGGGGACCCGCACCGGATCGGGCCGTACGTCCTGACCGGCCGGCTGGGAGCCGGCGGCATGGGCAGTGTCTACCTGGGCTGGGACCCGGCCGGTCAGCCGGCGGCCGTGAAGGTGGTCCGCAACGACTTCCTGCAGGACCCCGACTTCCGGGCCCGCTTCCGCCGCGAGATCTCCTCGGCGCGGCGGGTCAGCGGGCCGTGGATCTCCCGGGTCCTGGACGCCGATCCGGATGCCGAGTCGCCGTGGCTGGCCACCGAGTACGTGGCCGGACCCACCCTGGACGCCGCGGTCACGCGCTTCGGTCCGCTGCCCACCGAGACCGTCGCGGTGCTCGCGCAGTGCCTGGGCCAGGCGCTGGCGGCCGTGCACGCGGCCGGCGTGGTGCACCGGGACATCAAGCCGAACAACATCCTGCTGGCCGCCGACGGTCCGCGCATCATCGACTTCGGCATCGCCCGCGCGACCGACGACACCAAGCTCACCGCCACCCACGCCGGCGTGCTCGGCGTGGCCGGCTTCATCGCGCCGGAGCGCATCGAGCGCCAGGCGATGCTGCCGGCCGGCGACGTCTTCGCCGGCGGCGTGGTGCTGGCCTTCGCGGCCACCGGCAAGCTGGCCTTCGGCGGCGGCGAGCCGGTCACCGTCGCCTACCGAGTCGTGCACGGCACGCCGGACCTGGCCGACCTGCCCGAGGAACTGCGGCCGCTGGTCGCGCAGTGCCTGGCCAAGGACCCCGAGCAGCGCCCCGACGCCACGCGCATGGCCGCCGAGGCCGAGCGGCTGCGCGGCGCCAGCGACTGGCCCGGCGTGCCGGTGACCACCACCGACTTCTCCAGCGGCGGCATCACCGGCGACACGCTGGAGCTGGCCACGACCTGGCTGCCCAAGCCGCTGGCCATGCACACCGTGCGCGACTACGACCTGACCGCGGCGCACGCGGCCGCCGAGACCGCGCGCCTGGACCTGCGGCAGGACCCGCGTCCGCCGGGTTCCGGCGGGATGGCCGGCGCCGGCGGCGTCGCCGGGTTCGGCGCCGACTTCGGCCCCGGCCACGAGGCGGGAGGCTTGACCGGCAGCGCGGTGAACGCCGCGGGGTTCGGTGACATGTCCGGGCGCGCGCGGTCCGGCGGTTCGAACGGCGGCCCGTACGGCCTCGGTGGTCCGAACGGTCCGAACGGTCCGAACGGTCCCGGCGGTGCGAACGGCCTCGGCGGCCCGAACGGCCCGTACGGTCCCCAAGGCCCGCACGGCACCGGCTCGCAACGCCCCGGCGACACCGAGCAGATGCCGCCGAGCCGCAAGCGGCCGGTCGCCCTCGTCGTCGCCGCCTCAGTGGTGGCGGTCGGGCTGGTCGCCGGGGGAGTGGCGATGGCGTTCGGCGGCGGCAAGTCGGACACCACCGCGTCGCAGGGCAGCGCTTCGACTCAGGCCGCCGCCCAGAGCTCGGCGGCAAAGGACGGCGGCGACCTGTCCGGCGGCAACTCCAAGCCGGGTGACTCCCTGCCGACCTCCAACGGCATCCCGCCGTCCGGCAGCAGCACCTCCTCGGCGGCTGCACCGACCGGCCAGGCCCAGAACTCCTCGACCGGCGGCCAGGTCCAGCCCTCTTCGGCCGGGCATTCCTCGGCCGCCGGCGCGCCGAGCGCCCCGGCCTCGCATACCACCACCCAGCAGGCCCCGCCGCCGTCCACCTCGAAGGCGCCCGCCCCGCCGCCCTCGACGTCGCAGGCCCCTGCGCCGGCGCCGGTCCCGTGCGGCGGCACCGCATCGACCCCGCAGGGCACCGGCATCAACTGCCCCTTCGACACGGCGGGCAACGGCTACAGCGGCGGCTCCCCGGTCCTGGACAGCGGCGGCGGCAACGTCGGCTACCTGCCGCAGGGCACGAACTGGGTGATCTGCCAGGCCCAGGGCCGTAGCGTGAGCGAGAGCAACGGGCAGTACTTCAACAACTGGTGGGCCTGGACCGAGGCCAACAACCAGCACTGGGGCTGGGTCAACGCCGTCGACGGCCACGGCGGCGCCAACAACGGCGCGTTCGGCAACGTCCCGATGTGCAACGGCTCGAAGGGCGCGCCACCGCAATAG
- a CDS encoding sugar ABC transporter permease — protein sequence MSSQPVTENSTAAATGTAADAAPAAGAAGTLLAYGRNRIDRARGGELGSMPAVAGLVVLVIFFAIVQNGFLSLYNIANLVTQAAPIIVLAMGLVFVLLLGEIDLSAGTASGVCAALMAVMIVRHNVAWYWSVLAAIIVGAVLGFAIGWLRAKARIPSFVVTLAAFLSFQGIVLMQVGKAGSISLPDQAAKPIITLEGYNNNLMPLWLGWVMLAVVAGGYALVKLRIAVSKRAAGLEAEPALVTFFKTVLMLILGAIFVYLLGENRAIQQNAFFNNLKIEGIPWVVLLLIVLTVGLTFLLGRTRYGRHIYAVGGNDEASRRAGIRVDRIRISVFVLCSTLAAVAGVVQASQLESVASNFGAGNTLLLAVGAAVIGGTSLFGGRGRIMDAVWGGLVVAVIQNGMGDLIKGANSQAWQWIVTGLVLLLAAGFDAASRRVGRGDAH from the coding sequence ATGAGCAGCCAGCCTGTCACCGAGAACTCCACCGCCGCGGCCACCGGCACCGCCGCCGACGCGGCCCCCGCGGCCGGCGCGGCCGGCACCCTGCTGGCCTACGGCCGCAACCGCATCGACCGGGCCCGCGGCGGCGAGCTGGGCTCCATGCCCGCCGTGGCCGGCCTGGTCGTCCTGGTCATCTTCTTCGCGATCGTGCAGAACGGCTTCCTGTCGCTGTACAACATCGCCAACCTGGTCACCCAGGCCGCACCGATCATCGTGCTGGCCATGGGCCTGGTCTTCGTCCTGCTGCTGGGCGAGATCGACCTGAGCGCGGGCACCGCCTCCGGCGTGTGCGCGGCGCTGATGGCGGTCATGATCGTGCGGCACAACGTCGCCTGGTACTGGTCCGTGCTGGCCGCGATCATCGTCGGCGCGGTCCTGGGCTTCGCCATCGGCTGGCTGCGCGCCAAGGCCCGCATCCCCTCGTTCGTCGTCACCCTGGCCGCGTTCCTGTCCTTCCAGGGCATCGTGCTGATGCAGGTCGGCAAGGCCGGCTCCATCTCGCTGCCGGACCAGGCCGCCAAGCCGATCATCACGCTCGAGGGCTACAACAACAACCTGATGCCGCTGTGGCTGGGCTGGGTCATGCTGGCCGTGGTGGCCGGCGGCTACGCCCTGGTGAAGCTGCGCATCGCGGTCAGCAAGCGCGCGGCCGGCCTGGAAGCCGAGCCGGCCCTGGTGACGTTCTTCAAGACCGTCCTGATGCTGATCCTCGGCGCGATCTTCGTCTACCTGCTCGGCGAGAACCGCGCGATCCAGCAGAACGCGTTCTTCAACAACCTGAAGATCGAGGGCATCCCCTGGGTGGTGCTGCTGCTGATCGTCCTCACCGTCGGCCTGACCTTCCTGCTCGGCCGCACCCGCTACGGCCGGCACATCTACGCCGTCGGCGGCAACGACGAGGCCTCGCGCCGGGCCGGTATCCGGGTCGACCGGATCCGCATCTCGGTGTTCGTCCTGTGCTCCACGCTGGCCGCGGTGGCCGGCGTCGTGCAGGCCTCCCAGCTGGAGTCGGTGGCCTCGAACTTCGGCGCCGGCAACACCCTGCTGCTGGCCGTCGGCGCGGCCGTCATCGGCGGCACCAGCCTGTTCGGCGGCCGCGGCCGCATCATGGACGCGGTCTGGGGCGGCCTGGTCGTGGCGGTCATCCAGAACGGCATGGGCGACCTGATCAAGGGGGCGAACAGCCAGGCCTGGCAGTGGATCGTGACCGGCCTGGTGCTGCTCCTCGCGGCCGGCTTCGACGCGGCCTCCCGCCGGGTCGGACGGGGCGACGCGCACTGA
- a CDS encoding pentapeptide repeat-containing protein translates to MPSPRTDLSADCADCFALCCVGLAFTASRDFAVDKSAGTPCPNLAADDRCSIHTGLRGRGFQGCTVYDCFGAGQKLSQQTFGGVSWREAPHTAAQMFAALPLMRQLHEMLWYLTEAETLAAASALRTEISWSAEETERLTGLPADELLALDVAAHRQGVSELLSEVSTLIRAGIGTGRKKDRRGADLIGARLPRADLHGADLRGAYLIGTDLSGADLRRADLIGADLRDANLAGADLTGAIFLTQTQLNAALGDQRTKISEGLTRPSRWE, encoded by the coding sequence ATGCCCAGCCCCCGCACCGACCTGAGCGCCGACTGCGCCGACTGCTTCGCGCTGTGCTGCGTGGGGCTGGCCTTCACGGCGTCCCGGGACTTCGCCGTCGACAAGTCCGCCGGGACGCCGTGCCCCAACCTCGCCGCCGACGACCGCTGCTCCATCCACACCGGACTGCGCGGCCGCGGCTTCCAGGGCTGCACCGTCTACGACTGCTTCGGCGCCGGCCAGAAGCTGTCCCAGCAGACCTTCGGCGGCGTGTCCTGGCGCGAGGCCCCGCACACCGCCGCGCAGATGTTCGCCGCGCTCCCGCTGATGCGCCAACTGCACGAGATGCTCTGGTACCTCACCGAAGCCGAGACCCTGGCCGCGGCCTCCGCGCTGCGCACCGAGATCAGCTGGTCCGCCGAGGAGACCGAACGCCTCACCGGGCTGCCCGCCGACGAACTGCTGGCCCTGGACGTCGCCGCCCACCGCCAGGGTGTCAGTGAACTGCTCTCCGAAGTCAGCACCCTGATCCGAGCCGGCATCGGCACCGGCCGCAAGAAGGACCGGCGAGGTGCCGACCTGATCGGCGCCCGCCTGCCACGAGCCGACCTGCACGGCGCGGACCTGCGCGGCGCCTACCTGATCGGCACCGACCTCTCCGGCGCCGACCTGCGCCGCGCCGACCTGATCGGCGCCGACCTGCGCGACGCGAACCTGGCCGGAGCCGACCTGACCGGCGCCATATTCCTGACCCAGACCCAGCTCAACGCAGCCCTCGGAGATCAGAGGACGAAGATCAGCGAAGGGCTGACGCGGCCCTCACGCTGGGAGTGA
- a CDS encoding sugar ABC transporter substrate-binding protein, with the protein MRKAILAITALGAAVALSAAGCSSSKSSGSSTTGGSSSTTSAAGGSSSSSSGTPHYTNNKVGVLLPDTNSSPRWVNSDPNELKTQCDSLGLVCDIQNANGSATTQTTQAQSMLNEGVGVLMIVNLDSGSAKAIEAQAQAKGVVTIDYDRLTLGGSAQYYVSFDNTAVGTLQGNALVKCPQVAGKTAVKYVEEDGAATDNNATLFKQGYEGVLSKQAGWTLAGDQSGNWDNPAGTAQSTFQKLLQGAPNLNAVMVANDEMANAVITVLKQQGLNGKVAVSGQDATATGLQNILTGDQCFTIYKPVKGEADVAVKLASQILSGQKPTAPATVHDGTGNRDVPSYLATPVVVDKSNITLPFTDGYQKASDVCTGSFQALCTAAGIK; encoded by the coding sequence ATGCGTAAGGCGATACTCGCTATCACCGCACTCGGCGCCGCGGTTGCGTTGAGCGCAGCTGGATGCAGTAGCTCGAAGAGCAGCGGCAGCTCCACCACCGGCGGCAGCAGCTCGACCACGAGCGCGGCCGGCGGCAGCAGCAGCAGTAGCAGCGGCACTCCGCACTACACGAACAACAAGGTCGGCGTCCTGCTCCCGGACACCAACTCCTCGCCGCGGTGGGTCAACTCCGACCCCAACGAGCTCAAGACCCAGTGCGACAGCTTGGGTCTGGTCTGCGACATCCAGAACGCGAACGGTTCGGCCACGACGCAGACGACCCAGGCGCAGTCGATGCTCAACGAGGGCGTCGGCGTCCTGATGATCGTCAACCTGGACTCCGGCTCGGCCAAGGCGATCGAGGCCCAGGCCCAGGCCAAGGGCGTCGTCACCATCGACTACGACCGCCTCACCCTCGGCGGCAGCGCGCAGTACTACGTGTCCTTCGACAACACCGCGGTCGGCACCCTTCAGGGCAACGCCCTGGTCAAGTGCCCGCAGGTGGCCGGCAAGACCGCCGTGAAGTACGTCGAGGAGGACGGCGCCGCGACCGACAACAACGCGACGCTGTTCAAGCAGGGCTACGAGGGCGTGCTGAGCAAGCAGGCCGGCTGGACCCTGGCCGGCGACCAGTCCGGCAACTGGGACAACCCGGCCGGTACCGCGCAGTCGACCTTCCAGAAGCTGCTGCAGGGCGCGCCGAACCTGAACGCGGTCATGGTCGCCAACGACGAGATGGCCAACGCCGTCATCACCGTGCTCAAGCAGCAGGGCCTCAACGGCAAGGTGGCCGTCTCCGGCCAGGACGCGACCGCGACCGGTCTGCAGAACATCCTGACCGGCGACCAGTGCTTCACGATCTACAAGCCGGTCAAGGGCGAGGCCGACGTGGCCGTCAAGCTGGCCAGCCAGATCCTGTCCGGCCAGAAGCCGACCGCGCCGGCCACGGTCCACGACGGGACCGGCAACCGTGACGTCCCGTCCTACCTGGCCACCCCGGTCGTGGTGGACAAGAGCAACATCACCCTGCCGTTCACCGACGGCTACCAGAAGGCCTCCGACGTGTGCACCGGCTCCTTCCAGGCGCTGTGCACGGCGGCCGGTATCAAGTAA